One Thiocapsa sp. genomic window carries:
- the hemB gene encoding porphobilinogen synthase, producing the protein MPDRDTHRAAFPITRMRRMRRDAFSRRMMRETTLTPDDLIYPVFVLEGSGQRESVASMPGVERLSIDLLVEDAIEVQRLGIPAMALFPVTPPEVKSLDACEAFNPDGLAQRAVRALKAAVPDLGIITDVALDPFTTHGQDGLIDETGYVMNDETVEVLVRQAVSHAVAGADIVAPSDMMDGRIGAIRTALEAEGHIHTRILAYSAKYASAYYGPFRDAVGSAGNLGSGNKYNYQMDPANSDEALHEVALDLAEGADMVMIKPGMPYLDIVRRIKDQFGAPTFVYHVSGEYAMLKAASMNGWLDERAVVLEAMVSMKRAGADGILTYYAKDVARWLGR; encoded by the coding sequence ATGCCCGATCGTGACACCCATCGTGCCGCCTTTCCCATTACCCGTATGCGCCGCATGCGGCGCGACGCCTTCTCGCGTCGCATGATGCGCGAGACCACCCTGACACCGGATGACCTCATCTATCCGGTCTTCGTGCTGGAAGGCTCCGGGCAGCGCGAGTCGGTCGCCTCCATGCCGGGGGTCGAGCGTCTGAGCATCGATCTCTTGGTGGAAGACGCGATCGAGGTCCAGCGCCTCGGCATCCCGGCGATGGCGCTCTTCCCGGTGACCCCGCCGGAGGTCAAGTCGCTCGACGCATGCGAGGCGTTCAACCCCGACGGTCTTGCGCAGCGCGCGGTGCGTGCGCTGAAGGCCGCGGTGCCGGATCTCGGGATCATCACCGACGTCGCACTCGACCCCTTCACCACGCACGGTCAGGACGGTCTGATCGACGAGACCGGCTACGTCATGAACGACGAGACGGTCGAAGTGTTGGTCCGCCAGGCGGTCTCGCACGCCGTGGCCGGTGCCGACATCGTCGCACCCTCGGACATGATGGACGGGCGGATCGGTGCCATTCGCACCGCGCTCGAGGCCGAGGGTCACATCCACACCCGCATCCTGGCCTACTCCGCCAAGTATGCATCCGCCTACTACGGCCCCTTCCGCGACGCCGTCGGCTCGGCGGGCAACCTGGGCTCGGGCAACAAATACAACTACCAGATGGACCCCGCGAACTCGGACGAGGCCCTGCACGAGGTCGCCCTGGACCTCGCCGAGGGCGCCGACATGGTGATGATCAAGCCCGGCATGCCGTATCTGGATATCGTACGACGCATCAAGGACCAGTTCGGCGCGCCCACCTTCGTCTACCACGTGAGCGGCGAATACGCGATGCTCAAGGCCGCCAGCATGAACGGCTGGCTCGACGAGCGCGCCGTCGTGCTGGAAGCCATGGTCTCGATGAAACGCGCCGGTGCCGACGGCATCCTGACCTACTACGCAAAGGACGTCGCCCGCTGGCTGGGCCGTTAG
- a CDS encoding type II toxin-antitoxin system PrlF family antitoxin codes for MTGIHEIATLTSKGQITLPKSIRQTLGVTTGGKVAFELRGGEVIVTRAESEHQDPAIGAFLSLLEADIRTGKHVGALPVELARAMLASAGHAVDFDEDIEGDVAL; via the coding sequence ATGACTGGCATCCACGAAATTGCCACCCTGACCTCCAAGGGCCAGATCACCCTGCCCAAGTCCATCCGGCAGACGCTGGGTGTGACCACTGGTGGCAAGGTGGCCTTCGAGCTGCGTGGCGGCGAGGTCATCGTCACCCGCGCTGAGTCCGAGCATCAAGATCCGGCGATCGGAGCGTTTCTGAGTCTCCTGGAAGCGGACATCCGCACCGGTAAGCACGTCGGAGCATTACCCGTGGAGCTTGCCCGGGCCATGCTCGCAAGCGCCGGTCACGCCGTGGACTTCGATGAAGACATTGAGGGAGACGTGGCACTTTGA
- a CDS encoding NAD(P)-dependent oxidoreductase, whose amino-acid sequence MKTAVLGLGLMGSEIALRLKRQGREVICWNRGRTNRDAAARRGLDLALSPAEAVAASELVLLVLSDAVAITGTLFDLADPLELRGRVLIQMGTIAPEESRAIAERVTALGGNYLEAPVLGSLPEAREGTLILMAGGDRDLFERCRPLLRDLSRDPQWIGPTGQAAALKLAMNQLIAGLTASFATSLALVRREGIDVEQFMTLLRGSALHAKTFDKKLDKYLSHDYAGASFPLKHLLKDVRLFARVGESASLDTRVISAIEAVCADAVAAGLADQDYSALYEVVSPSASSKA is encoded by the coding sequence ATGAAGACTGCCGTGTTGGGCCTGGGTCTGATGGGTTCGGAGATCGCCCTGAGGCTGAAGCGACAGGGGCGGGAGGTCATCTGCTGGAACCGAGGCCGGACCAATCGAGACGCGGCGGCGCGCCGTGGGCTCGACCTGGCGCTGTCACCCGCCGAGGCCGTCGCGGCCTCCGAGTTGGTTCTCCTCGTCCTGAGCGATGCGGTCGCAATCACGGGAACCCTTTTCGATTTGGCCGACCCGCTCGAGTTGCGCGGGCGTGTTCTCATCCAGATGGGCACCATCGCGCCCGAGGAGAGCCGAGCGATCGCCGAACGGGTCACCGCGCTCGGCGGCAACTACCTGGAAGCACCGGTGCTCGGAAGTCTGCCCGAGGCACGCGAGGGCACCCTGATCCTCATGGCCGGAGGCGACCGGGATCTCTTCGAGCGCTGTCGGCCGCTCCTGCGCGACCTGAGCCGCGACCCACAGTGGATCGGTCCGACCGGACAAGCCGCGGCCCTCAAGCTCGCCATGAACCAATTGATCGCGGGGCTCACCGCCAGCTTCGCGACAAGCCTCGCCTTGGTGCGCCGCGAGGGCATCGATGTCGAGCAGTTCATGACCCTGCTGCGCGGCAGCGCACTCCACGCCAAGACCTTCGACAAGAAGCTCGACAAATATCTGAGCCACGACTACGCCGGCGCGAGCTTCCCGCTCAAGCACCTGCTCAAGGACGTCCGCCTCTTCGCGCGCGTCGGCGAGAGCGCGAGCCTGGACACCCGCGTGATCTCGGCAATCGAGGCGGTCTGCGCCGATGCGGTGGCCGCGGGTCTCGCCGATCAGGACTACTCGGCGCTCTATGAGGTCGTGAGCCCTTCGGCATCCTCGAAGGCGTGA
- a CDS encoding AAA family ATPase, which produces MPQPRTLWRKDFAAVPASARRAARYALQLVRAHPKLDDRSTLGALWTLCLPLFEPEQVAAFLANAVGRDPDDAWADADDDALQPADDAVLRGRLRRLLQGIPRSLLTRLASADTAEPTPPVLAILGESLGLDPTDLQILAYLVECDAHEPLRFVLRRYEQATARINRPRLSAALAIPERVLREALTRQAPLRRLGLLDYTGDPCDLEDFVRPTSLLRELLDAEPTDAEALLAILIEPAPAAAWPPSAFPHLADALAHLQAVLGHAATSGAVGVNALLHGAPGTGKTELARTLADACGLRAYQVRSADEDGDGLSRKGRLSAYLLAQRLLERRRDALLIFDEVEDVFETDDDFIALLRGRAGSGHQKGWMNRTLEDNPVPAIWITNSTDGMDPAFLRRFLLPLACTTPPRSVRRRIAESHLGDCGLPPALLDALADDAALAPAQLGAARRLLELRPESAPEPTVRHGLAAMRSLLHGAPTPPRRRPGIAFDVAFLNLAGGIAPSAIVQALDRTGHASLCFYGPPGTGKSAFAEILAEALDRELIARRASDLISPYVGETEQNLARLFRDSDPAHSLLLLDEVDSFLGDRREARHSWERTQVNELLQQMEQYPGIFVAATNLMSGIDPAALRRFDFKLHFRALAPAQRLALFAREALGDAAVPVPADLARHLATLETLTPGDFATVARQRTLLAETLTPEQFLRRLAGECRMKGEARHSVV; this is translated from the coding sequence ATGCCCCAACCCCGCACACTCTGGCGCAAGGACTTTGCCGCCGTGCCGGCCTCGGCGCGGCGGGCCGCGCGCTATGCCCTGCAACTGGTGCGCGCACACCCCAAGCTCGACGACCGCTCCACACTCGGCGCGCTCTGGACCCTCTGTCTGCCGCTGTTCGAGCCCGAGCAGGTGGCGGCCTTCCTGGCCAACGCCGTCGGTCGCGATCCGGACGACGCCTGGGCGGACGCCGACGACGACGCCCTGCAACCGGCAGACGATGCCGTCCTGCGCGGGCGTCTGCGTCGGCTGCTCCAGGGCATCCCGCGCAGCCTCCTGACCCGTCTGGCGTCAGCCGACACGGCGGAGCCGACGCCGCCCGTGCTCGCGATCCTCGGCGAGAGCCTCGGACTGGATCCGACCGATCTGCAGATCCTCGCCTATCTCGTCGAGTGCGACGCCCACGAGCCGCTGCGGTTCGTCCTGCGTCGCTACGAGCAGGCCACCGCGCGCATCAATCGGCCGCGCCTGAGCGCGGCCCTCGCGATCCCCGAGCGCGTCCTGCGCGAGGCCCTGACCCGCCAAGCCCCGCTGCGTCGCCTCGGTCTGCTCGACTACACCGGCGATCCCTGCGACCTGGAAGACTTCGTCCGCCCGACCAGCCTGCTGCGCGAGCTGCTGGATGCCGAGCCGACGGATGCCGAGGCACTCCTCGCCATCCTGATCGAGCCGGCACCCGCCGCCGCCTGGCCGCCGAGTGCCTTTCCCCATCTCGCCGACGCGCTTGCGCACCTGCAAGCGGTCCTCGGTCACGCCGCGACGAGCGGCGCCGTCGGCGTCAACGCCCTGCTGCACGGCGCACCCGGCACCGGCAAGACCGAGCTGGCCCGCACCTTGGCCGACGCCTGCGGGCTGCGCGCCTATCAGGTGCGCAGCGCCGACGAGGACGGCGACGGGCTCTCGCGCAAGGGTCGGCTCTCGGCCTATCTGCTCGCCCAACGCCTGCTCGAACGGCGTCGCGATGCCCTGCTGATCTTCGACGAGGTCGAGGACGTCTTCGAGACCGACGATGACTTTATCGCCCTGCTGCGTGGTCGCGCCGGTTCGGGACACCAAAAGGGCTGGATGAACCGCACCCTGGAAGACAACCCGGTCCCCGCGATCTGGATCACCAACAGTACCGACGGCATGGATCCGGCTTTCCTGCGCCGCTTCCTGCTGCCGCTCGCCTGCACCACCCCGCCGCGCTCGGTGCGCCGACGCATCGCCGAGTCACACCTCGGCGACTGCGGCCTGCCGCCGGCCCTGCTCGACGCGCTGGCGGACGATGCCGCCCTGGCCCCGGCACAGTTGGGCGCCGCCCGACGCCTGCTCGAGCTGCGCCCGGAGAGCGCCCCGGAGCCGACCGTGCGCCACGGACTCGCCGCGATGCGCAGCCTCCTGCACGGCGCCCCGACCCCGCCGCGGCGCCGCCCCGGCATCGCCTTCGACGTCGCCTTCCTCAACCTCGCCGGCGGGATCGCCCCGAGCGCGATCGTCCAGGCACTCGATCGCACCGGCCACGCCAGCCTCTGCTTCTACGGCCCGCCCGGCACCGGCAAGAGCGCCTTCGCCGAGATCCTCGCCGAGGCGCTGGATCGCGAGCTGATCGCCCGCCGCGCCTCCGATCTGATCTCCCCCTACGTCGGCGAGACCGAGCAGAACCTCGCCCGGCTCTTTCGCGACAGCGACCCCGCCCACAGCCTGCTGCTGCTCGACGAGGTCGACAGCTTCCTCGGCGACCGACGCGAGGCCCGCCACAGCTGGGAGCGCACCCAGGTCAACGAGCTGCTCCAGCAGATGGAGCAGTATCCCGGCATCTTCGTCGCCGCCACCAACCTCATGTCCGGGATCGATCCTGCAGCACTGCGGCGGTTCGACTTCAAGCTGCATTTTCGGGCGCTCGCACCGGCACAGCGGCTTGCGCTCTTCGCGCGCGAGGCCCTCGGGGATGCCGCCGTCCCGGTTCCGGCCGATCTCGCGCGGCACCTTGCGACACTGGAGACGCTCACGCCCGGCGACTTCGCGACCGTCGCTCGGCAGCGTACACTCCTGGCCGAGACGCTCACGCCGGAGCAGTTTCTGCGGCGTTTGGCTGGGGAGTGTCGGATGAAGGGGGAGGCTCGGCACAGCGTGGTCTGA
- a CDS encoding DUF433 domain-containing protein, whose amino-acid sequence MNENQLLERITVNPAIFGGKPIIRGCRLAVEHVLGMLAAGDDFETLIEGYPWLEQEDILACLAYAHRLVEHERVEPLIVNAAA is encoded by the coding sequence ATGAACGAAAACCAACTGTTGGAACGCATCACGGTCAATCCAGCCATCTTCGGCGGTAAACCGATCATCCGCGGCTGTCGACTGGCAGTAGAGCATGTCCTGGGAATGCTTGCGGCCGGTGATGATTTCGAGACCCTTATCGAAGGCTATCCCTGGTTGGAGCAGGAGGACATCCTCGCCTGTTTGGCTTATGCACATCGGTTGGTTGAGCATGAACGGGTTGAGCCACTGATCGTCAACGCAGCGGCATGA
- a CDS encoding reverse transcriptase domain-containing protein, translating to MVQGALKLILEPIFEADFQDGSYGYRPKRTAHQAVQRVAEAIVSNKTYVIDVDLASYFDTVRHDLLLGKVAERVRDDQVLGLLKRILKASGKRGVPQGGVISPLLSNLYLNEVDRMLERAKEVTRNGRYTYIEYARYADDLVILVDGYRRWNWLEDAAWRRLVEELAKLDVQLNQDKTRRLDLSQGGAFSFPGFDFRRAKTRRGVWGARYTPRMKARTAILQRLKDVFRRYRSQPIDRVIALINPILRGWVGYFRVGHSSRCFGYVQDWVEKKIRRHLMRARQRQGFGWKRWSRTWLYEVLGLYDGYRIGLRKPKALPVQEVS from the coding sequence GTGGTCCAGGGGGCGCTCAAGCTGATTCTGGAGCCGATCTTCGAGGCTGACTTCCAGGATGGAAGCTATGGATACCGACCCAAGCGCACGGCGCATCAAGCCGTGCAGCGCGTGGCCGAGGCGATTGTGAGCAACAAGACCTATGTGATTGATGTGGACCTGGCGTCGTACTTCGACACGGTTCGTCACGATCTCCTCTTGGGGAAGGTGGCGGAGCGGGTCCGCGATGATCAGGTCTTGGGCTTGCTCAAGCGTATCCTCAAGGCCAGTGGCAAGCGGGGCGTTCCGCAAGGCGGTGTGATCTCACCCCTGCTCAGTAACCTCTACCTCAACGAGGTCGACCGGATGCTGGAGCGGGCCAAGGAGGTCACCCGCAACGGACGCTATACCTATATCGAGTATGCCCGTTATGCCGATGACCTGGTGATCTTGGTCGATGGGTATCGCCGGTGGAACTGGCTCGAGGACGCGGCCTGGCGACGCTTGGTCGAGGAGTTGGCCAAGCTCGATGTGCAACTCAATCAAGACAAGACACGACGACTGGACCTGAGCCAGGGAGGGGCATTCAGCTTCCCGGGCTTTGACTTCCGCCGGGCCAAGACTCGGCGCGGGGTCTGGGGCGCGCGTTACACGCCACGGATGAAGGCGCGTACCGCGATCCTGCAACGCCTCAAGGACGTGTTCCGCCGCTACCGCTCGCAGCCGATCGATCGGGTGATCGCCTTGATCAATCCGATCCTCAGGGGGTGGGTAGGCTACTTTCGGGTGGGGCACTCCAGTCGCTGTTTCGGGTATGTCCAAGATTGGGTGGAGAAGAAGATTCGGCGCCATTTAATGCGCGCGCGTCAGCGTCAGGGCTTTGGCTGGAAGAGGTGGAGTAGGACGTGGCTATACGAGGTGCTCGGGCTCTACGACGGGTACCGAATCGGGCTGCGTAAGCCGAAAGCGCTCCCAGTGCAAGAGGTCTCATAA
- a CDS encoding WYL domain-containing protein, protein MGMRHTLSYTRHMSAIHTTRVDRLDRLERLLPREVSSVESCPDGARLLGVLGDAYGAQNEKARRRALQRDLDELVKDGRIEAVNPGGKPLRYRRLTDDLNDDPPVLHYALQQVRDLIAEYVPMRQLDRFWQRVLTEVEGPVLDRTRLRIVPDTLRLQPVELHPKVLSAVIEALAQGRALDVTYRNAEDLCAPARIHPQALLQRGPIPYLFALKNDEDAPVRLYALHRMVRADVASDTPARAAAGFDLDQAIARGQADFGQGELIDLELRVRGYLTTVLAACPLEPGQWFEDEPEGSTFDLRVSARVPSTGQLLRWLLGAGDNVEVISPLDLRHVVAVQAGKMAAIYADSPGASDEV, encoded by the coding sequence ATGGGCATGCGTCACACCCTGTCGTACACTCGGCACATGAGCGCCATCCACACCACCCGTGTCGACCGTCTCGATCGCTTGGAGCGCCTGCTGCCGCGGGAGGTGTCCTCCGTCGAGTCCTGTCCGGACGGTGCGCGTCTGCTCGGGGTCCTCGGCGATGCCTACGGCGCGCAGAACGAGAAGGCGCGTCGGCGCGCACTGCAGCGCGATCTGGACGAGTTGGTGAAGGACGGGCGGATCGAGGCGGTCAACCCCGGCGGCAAACCGCTGCGCTATCGGCGCCTGACGGATGACTTGAACGACGACCCGCCGGTCCTGCACTACGCGCTGCAGCAGGTCCGCGACCTGATCGCCGAGTATGTGCCCATGCGCCAGCTCGATCGGTTCTGGCAGCGCGTGCTCACCGAGGTCGAAGGTCCGGTGCTGGACCGCACCCGGCTGCGGATCGTGCCGGATACGCTGCGGCTGCAACCCGTGGAGCTCCACCCGAAGGTGTTGAGCGCGGTGATCGAGGCATTGGCGCAAGGCCGTGCGCTGGATGTCACCTATCGCAACGCCGAAGACTTGTGCGCACCGGCGCGCATCCATCCGCAGGCGCTCCTTCAGCGCGGCCCGATCCCCTATCTCTTTGCGCTGAAGAACGACGAGGACGCGCCCGTGCGTCTCTATGCCCTGCACCGGATGGTGCGGGCGGATGTCGCGAGCGACACGCCCGCGCGGGCTGCCGCCGGATTCGACCTGGACCAGGCCATCGCACGCGGTCAGGCGGATTTCGGTCAGGGCGAGCTGATCGATCTGGAGCTGCGGGTCCGCGGGTATCTGACCACGGTGTTGGCCGCCTGTCCGCTTGAACCCGGCCAGTGGTTCGAGGACGAGCCCGAGGGTTCCACGTTCGATCTGCGGGTGTCGGCGCGGGTGCCCTCCACGGGGCAGCTGCTGCGCTGGTTGCTCGGGGCGGGGGACAACGTGGAGGTCATCTCCCCGCTCGACTTGCGCCATGTGGTGGCGGTACAGGCGGGGAAGATGGCGGCGATCTATGCCGATTCGCCCGGAGCGAGCGACGAGGTTTGA
- a CDS encoding DUF5615 family PIN-like protein — translation MKLLLDTCVWGGTTAVLTAAGHDVRWMGETDPDPGDEEIMRRAYDEGCVLITLDKDFGELAIVYGKPHRGIVRLVNIPGRQPPNPPDKTRTRDMSPRLRKYAKLLQSPACWPALLHGVAGTLDHDVALGRDRFATVIDVGANKGQFAVYARTR, via the coding sequence ATGAAGCTCCTGCTGGACACCTGCGTCTGGGGCGGGACGACCGCGGTCTTGACCGCGGCCGGGCACGATGTGCGCTGGATGGGCGAGACCGATCCCGACCCGGGCGACGAGGAGATCATGCGCAGGGCTTATGACGAAGGCTGTGTTCTGATCACCCTTGATAAAGACTTTGGCGAGTTGGCCATTGTCTACGGCAAACCGCATCGCGGCATCGTCCGGCTGGTCAACATCCCTGGTCGCCAGCCCCCGAATCCCCCCGACAAGACAAGGACCCGCGACATGTCGCCCCGTCTGCGCAAGTACGCCAAGCTTCTACAAAGCCCCGCCTGCTGGCCCGCACTGCTGCACGGCGTGGCCGGCACGCTGGACCACGACGTCGCCCTCGGACGCGACCGTTTCGCCACCGTCATCGACGTCGGCGCCAACAAAGGCCAATTCGCCGTCTACGCCCGCACCCGTTGA
- a CDS encoding type II toxin-antitoxin system YhaV family toxin translates to MQRHGWVLLFHGCIVEQLQKLQAAAARAERNAPMDFERNANVKLFRALSQLILETVPSDPARDEYRQGNTLGPAYRHWRRAKVGRRFRLFFRYDSRAKTIVFAWVNDEQTLRAAGSKSDPYATFEKMLERGNPPDDWDSLVAVSQSDWSTGQL, encoded by the coding sequence ATCCAGCGTCACGGATGGGTGCTCCTGTTCCATGGTTGCATCGTCGAGCAGCTTCAAAAGCTGCAAGCCGCCGCGGCACGTGCCGAGCGCAACGCTCCGATGGACTTTGAGCGCAATGCCAATGTCAAGCTGTTTCGTGCGTTGAGCCAGTTGATCCTGGAGACCGTGCCGAGCGATCCCGCGCGGGACGAATACCGCCAAGGCAACACCCTTGGTCCAGCCTATCGGCATTGGCGACGCGCGAAGGTCGGACGGCGGTTCCGCCTGTTCTTCCGCTACGATTCCAGAGCAAAGACCATCGTGTTCGCCTGGGTCAACGATGAGCAGACGCTGCGGGCGGCAGGTAGCAAGTCCGATCCTTACGCCACATTCGAGAAGATGCTTGAGCGAGGGAATCCGCCAGATGATTGGGATAGCCTGGTTGCTGTGAGCCAGTCGGATTGGTCGACAGGTCAATTGTGA
- a CDS encoding Uma2 family endonuclease produces the protein MSAYPKTRPTLYEQLEALPEGLTGEILNGQLYTQPRPSGAHVVTASALGYELFGPFQRGRGGPGGWWIIDEPELHFIHDTEVDVPDLAGWRRSRLPRIPQDHRFTVVPDWVCEILSPSTESKDREVKMPIYAHFGIAYAWLIDPRAHTLEAYALDGGDWREIGRFAGGAQVSVAPFDAVTIALGDLWAPTE, from the coding sequence ATGTCCGCGTACCCGAAGACCCGCCCGACACTCTACGAACAGCTGGAAGCCTTGCCCGAAGGCTTGACGGGCGAAATACTCAACGGCCAGCTCTACACCCAGCCGCGCCCGAGTGGTGCACACGTGGTGACTGCGTCGGCTTTGGGCTACGAGCTGTTCGGCCCGTTTCAAAGAGGGCGCGGCGGCCCCGGAGGCTGGTGGATCATCGACGAGCCCGAACTGCACTTCATCCACGACACCGAGGTCGATGTGCCTGACCTTGCCGGATGGCGTCGCAGCCGATTGCCGCGGATCCCGCAGGATCATCGCTTCACCGTGGTACCGGACTGGGTCTGCGAGATCCTCTCGCCATCTACCGAGAGCAAGGATCGCGAGGTGAAGATGCCGATCTATGCGCACTTCGGAATCGCTTACGCCTGGTTGATCGATCCCCGGGCCCATACGCTGGAGGCCTACGCCTTGGATGGCGGCGACTGGCGCGAGATCGGACGGTTTGCGGGCGGCGCACAGGTGTCGGTTGCGCCGTTCGATGCGGTCACGATTGCCTTGGGCGATCTGTGGGCGCCGACCGAGTAG
- the aroE gene encoding shikimate dehydrogenase, which yields MPDHYAVIGNPIAHSKSPLIHAAFARATGQDLDYGRILGDPDDFPGEVRRFLASGGRGLNVTVPFKEDAWALADERSQRAEIAGAVNTLIRLDDDRLRGDNTDGVGLVRDLADNHGFRFRSTQVLLLGAGGAARGVLVPLLESGLARLVIANRTAVKAQQLADLGAPFGPAQARGFDQLDGERFDLIINATSAGLSDAVPAIPEDCLATGGWTYDMLYADTPTAFRRWGQRHGAARSLDGLGMLIEQAAESFWLWRGVRPDTAAVIAMLRHPE from the coding sequence ATGCCGGACCACTACGCCGTCATCGGCAACCCTATCGCCCACAGCAAATCACCGCTGATCCACGCCGCCTTCGCACGCGCGACCGGCCAGGATCTCGACTACGGGCGCATCCTCGGCGATCCGGATGATTTCCCCGGCGAGGTCCGGCGTTTCCTCGCGAGCGGCGGGCGCGGACTCAACGTCACGGTGCCCTTCAAAGAGGACGCCTGGGCGCTCGCGGACGAGCGCTCGCAGCGCGCCGAGATCGCGGGCGCCGTCAACACGTTGATTCGACTCGACGACGACAGACTCCGTGGCGACAACACCGACGGGGTCGGTCTCGTCCGTGATCTCGCGGACAACCACGGCTTTCGCTTCCGGAGCACGCAGGTCCTGCTGCTCGGGGCCGGCGGTGCGGCGCGCGGCGTGCTGGTGCCGCTGCTCGAGAGCGGCCTCGCCCGCTTGGTCATCGCCAACCGAACCGCCGTCAAGGCCCAACAGCTCGCCGATCTCGGCGCCCCGTTCGGACCTGCACAGGCACGCGGCTTCGATCAGTTGGACGGCGAGCGATTCGACCTCATCATCAATGCCACATCAGCCGGTTTGAGCGACGCCGTCCCGGCCATCCCCGAGGACTGTCTCGCGACGGGCGGCTGGACCTACGACATGCTCTACGCAGACACGCCGACCGCCTTTCGTCGTTGGGGACAGAGGCATGGCGCCGCCCGGTCGCTCGACGGACTGGGTATGCTGATCGAGCAGGCGGCCGAGTCCTTTTGGTTGTGGCGCGGCGTCCGTCCGGACACCGCCGCCGTCATCGCAATGCTACGACACCCGGAGTAG
- a CDS encoding co-chaperone YbbN, with the protein MTSPGEPSAHLVDVDLDGFQHEVLDASEVRPVLVDFWADWCAPCHALAPHLGRVVADLDGRIRLAKIEVDEGENMKLAGQYKLRGFPTVILFYRGAELARFSGARSRHEILDWLRIHLPAGTSLSA; encoded by the coding sequence ATGACAAGCCCGGGCGAACCGTCTGCGCATCTCGTCGATGTCGATCTCGACGGCTTTCAACATGAGGTTCTCGACGCGTCCGAGGTCCGGCCTGTCTTGGTGGACTTCTGGGCCGACTGGTGTGCGCCCTGTCATGCCTTGGCGCCTCACCTGGGGCGGGTCGTCGCGGATCTCGACGGGCGGATTCGTCTCGCCAAGATCGAGGTCGACGAGGGCGAAAACATGAAGCTCGCAGGGCAGTACAAGTTGCGCGGCTTCCCGACCGTGATCCTCTTCTATCGCGGTGCCGAGCTGGCACGCTTCAGCGGTGCGCGGTCTCGCCACGAGATCCTCGATTGGCTGCGGATCCATCTCCCGGCGGGGACGAGCCTTTCGGCGTGA
- a CDS encoding FkbM family methyltransferase encodes MTKARLICFEPLPGPRAKLARVTRGQAEIHDCALGAAPGEGRMHLATRTDSSSLLALGARQKAIYGMEESGELRVPIKRLDACLPTPLTRPVLLKIDVQGFELEVLKGATDLLPNVDAVYVELYEGQALHEEIERFLIDAGFGLDGRFNTHVHQGEPVQADLLFRRRTSSTPEPNP; translated from the coding sequence TTGACCAAGGCCCGGCTGATCTGCTTCGAGCCGCTTCCCGGACCCCGCGCCAAGCTCGCCCGCGTCACCCGCGGACAGGCCGAGATCCACGACTGCGCCTTGGGAGCCGCCCCCGGCGAAGGCCGCATGCATCTCGCCACCCGCACCGACTCCTCCTCCCTTCTGGCCTTGGGCGCACGCCAGAAGGCCATCTACGGGATGGAAGAATCCGGCGAGCTGCGCGTGCCGATCAAGCGTCTCGATGCCTGTCTCCCGACACCCCTGACGCGGCCCGTGCTGCTGAAGATCGACGTCCAAGGCTTCGAGCTGGAGGTGCTCAAGGGCGCCACCGATCTGCTGCCGAACGTCGATGCGGTCTATGTCGAGCTCTACGAGGGCCAGGCCCTGCACGAGGAAATCGAGCGCTTTCTGATCGACGCCGGGTTCGGCTTGGACGGGCGCTTCAATACCCATGTCCACCAGGGTGAGCCGGTGCAGGCGGACCTGCTGTTTCGGCGCCGAACTTCCAGCACGCCCGAACCAAACCCATGA